One Desulfobulbaceae bacterium DNA segment encodes these proteins:
- a CDS encoding YncE family protein, whose translation MKQFHLYLLMGFIVLGTGCVSSGTTGSAGPLKVPTTYNKSAPLVSLFMHSDEMTGPGVSITIESIELFDGQQWLSFLDKSFRYDSGFQKNEQVFVNRLEVNPGEYSKIKITVSNAEMVDSAGSYQMALESNTVVIDLPVPLLFKQYDRQCLFVVFDKQASLNINNKLFRPVFRAYPQEISLTSELAYVSCPDIDTVFIVRSDTNRVVGSWSVTGKPTYLKAFKDSDEIYILAEKEHAIKIYQLSSGRLKDTITVPLIVNPAVMVINSSKTNAYLLDSASDFAYRVDLSTKSYATRMRIGEKPEYLVYVEDQQRLAISSQRSQKIYFLDPITLATLDTISAGSGSSGMYPYDGKLFIAESSSNSVMSYNFRSGKVLRNTVGMGPQRIIEYDDQLFVTNEKSGTVSVLLPDQLTTLKEIRTGGKPHEMALSSNRRWLYYSDVSKGSVGVIDLTSHRLKTTIDLGAVPLDIEIIN comes from the coding sequence ATGAAACAATTTCATCTGTATCTGTTGATGGGTTTTATAGTGTTAGGCACCGGATGTGTTTCTAGTGGAACAACTGGTTCTGCCGGCCCACTGAAAGTTCCCACAACGTATAATAAAAGTGCACCGCTTGTTTCGTTGTTTATGCATAGTGACGAGATGACTGGACCTGGAGTTTCGATAACAATTGAGTCTATTGAACTCTTTGATGGTCAGCAGTGGCTTTCTTTTCTTGATAAATCATTCCGCTATGATAGCGGGTTTCAAAAAAACGAGCAGGTTTTTGTGAACAGATTGGAGGTCAATCCTGGAGAGTATTCAAAGATTAAAATTACTGTTTCAAACGCAGAAATGGTTGATAGTGCAGGCTCCTATCAGATGGCATTGGAGAGTAACACAGTTGTTATAGATCTCCCTGTCCCTTTACTCTTTAAGCAATACGATCGTCAGTGTTTATTTGTCGTATTTGACAAGCAAGCTTCATTGAACATAAACAATAAACTATTTAGGCCTGTGTTCAGAGCGTACCCTCAAGAAATTAGCCTTACATCAGAACTTGCCTATGTAAGCTGTCCTGATATTGACACGGTTTTTATTGTCAGAAGCGATACAAATAGAGTAGTCGGGTCGTGGTCTGTAACAGGCAAACCCACGTATCTAAAGGCATTTAAGGATTCTGATGAAATTTACATTTTAGCTGAAAAAGAACATGCTATTAAGATTTATCAACTTTCGTCTGGTCGTCTTAAGGATACAATAACGGTTCCATTAATAGTAAATCCTGCGGTAATGGTAATTAATTCGTCTAAAACTAATGCGTATTTGCTCGATAGTGCAAGTGACTTTGCCTATCGAGTTGATCTTTCCACAAAAAGTTATGCAACACGAATGCGCATTGGCGAAAAACCGGAGTATCTTGTTTATGTCGAGGACCAACAACGTTTGGCAATTTCATCACAACGCTCGCAAAAAATATATTTCCTTGACCCCATTACGCTGGCCACCCTTGACACTATCTCTGCCGGAAGTGGTTCCAGCGGAATGTACCCCTACGACGGTAAACTGTTTATAGCAGAAAGCAGTTCAAACTCCGTGATGTCATACAATTTCAGATCAGGTAAGGTTCTGAGGAACACCGTAGGGATGGGGCCCCAGCGCATAATTGAATATGATGACCAACTTTTTGTAACAAATGAGAAATCTGGCACTGTTTCTGTGTTGTTGCCGGATCAATTAACAACACTAAAAGAGATACGCACAGGTGGCAAGCCCCACGAGATGGCCTTGTCGAGCAATCGACGCTGGTTATACTATTCAGACGTTAGTAAGGGTAGCGTAGGTGTTATTGATTTGACTTCCCACCGACTGAAGACGACGATTGATCTTGGTGCAGTTCCTTTAGACATAGAGATTATTAATTGA
- a CDS encoding redoxin domain-containing protein, whose product MKMRFPEIIFFKPTIMLLALCVACLFASASHSTENDSGLINILPNAKLPSFKLSDFQTKSQFAVETSSGKPTLITFFSLTPPYRLNRSLNLLEIQAKINKHFGDKINSVALLSDEQKISSIQQYIDDGLIAVTVLDDSKRVIYNKYGIYMMPISVLISPTGNLHAVIPYTGELQELLTSNIKFLLGDFSKEQLKKSLEPKANLVRSAEEKEYIRRVNYGRVMLAKKMLPAAIREFSTATKIMPDSIEAIIGLGDVQLQAKKYEHAESSFKQALTIDKDSDKALAGLGISLYRQGRITEALPVLENALIAENPSFEVIVTLAEMYEQAGDVIKSMRLNKLAVSRLIKRFD is encoded by the coding sequence ATGAAAATGCGGTTTCCAGAAATAATTTTTTTTAAACCCACGATTATGCTGCTCGCATTGTGTGTTGCATGCCTTTTTGCATCTGCCTCACACAGTACAGAAAATGACAGCGGCTTAATTAATATTTTACCTAACGCCAAACTTCCATCATTTAAACTGTCAGACTTCCAGACTAAAAGCCAATTTGCCGTTGAAACTTCTTCTGGAAAGCCTACTCTGATAACATTTTTCTCGTTAACACCACCATATCGTCTAAACAGGTCACTCAATCTCTTAGAAATTCAGGCTAAAATCAACAAACACTTTGGTGACAAAATCAATTCTGTAGCGCTATTATCCGATGAACAAAAAATAAGCTCTATACAGCAGTATATTGATGATGGGCTCATTGCTGTTACAGTTTTAGATGACAGCAAAAGAGTAATATACAACAAATACGGTATCTATATGATGCCGATTTCTGTACTGATTAGCCCAACGGGCAACCTTCATGCTGTGATTCCCTATACAGGAGAATTACAGGAGCTTCTAACATCTAATATCAAATTTTTGCTTGGAGATTTCTCGAAAGAACAGCTCAAAAAATCTTTGGAGCCTAAAGCAAATTTAGTTCGTTCAGCAGAAGAGAAAGAATATATACGAAGGGTAAACTATGGCAGAGTTATGCTGGCCAAAAAGATGCTACCAGCTGCTATTCGTGAGTTCTCAACAGCCACCAAAATAATGCCTGATTCAATTGAAGCGATTATTGGCTTAGGAGATGTTCAACTTCAAGCCAAAAAATACGAACATGCTGAATCAAGCTTCAAACAAGCGTTAACCATTGATAAAGATTCAGATAAAGCCTTAGCCGGTCTCGGAATAAGCTTATATCGTCAAGGTCGAATTACTGAAGCACTACCAGTTCTTGAAAACGCCTTAATCGCCGAAAATCCGTCCTTTGAAGTTATTGTTACTTTAGCGGAGATGTATGAACAGGCGGGAGATGTTATAAAATCAATGCGGTTAAACAAACTTGCAGTCTCCAGGCTTATCAAGCGATTCGATTAA
- a CDS encoding methyl-accepting chemotaxis protein — protein sequence MKHKRKKLNISIKKNFQMWMLVRILGTVLVSAIVSVSVLYFYAQQEISGTLYDIHITMQKVSDLLLPVILSGAVMSFLSGLALAIFLPQKIAGPIYRIEQDLEEIKNGNTTKKILLREKDPLKDLADKINETVAVLVARAESKNS from the coding sequence ATGAAACATAAAAGAAAAAAACTCAATATTAGTATCAAAAAAAACTTTCAGATGTGGATGCTGGTTCGGATTCTAGGAACAGTTTTGGTAAGTGCGATTGTATCTGTATCTGTTTTGTATTTTTATGCCCAACAAGAAATTTCTGGAACTTTGTACGATATTCATATCACTATGCAAAAAGTGAGTGACCTTTTACTGCCGGTAATTTTATCTGGGGCAGTAATGAGTTTTCTGAGCGGTCTCGCTTTAGCAATATTCTTGCCTCAGAAGATTGCCGGACCGATTTATAGAATTGAACAGGATCTTGAGGAGATTAAAAACGGCAATACAACGAAAAAAATTTTACTTAGAGAAAAAGACCCCCTTAAGGATCTGGCTGATAAAATAAATGAAACAGTCGCTGTTCTTGTTGCACGCGCCGAAAGTAAAAACTCGTAA
- a CDS encoding peptidyl-prolyl cis-trans isomerase, which yields MLRIIFINILFLLCLFHSSPLFAEFDDDKIVLRIDSTNYTVSDFKAWWERYRDDQDQKIEGIDTYLEWLLLLKEAKTMELDSLAEYRRKVDVFIKSRTLMLLQNDEIDSKIDLSDSRLYDQYLQEYVPRRLVALVECSNSSSADKLIRSIGLKSNISHISEFAAQNQDSCRVHSPQWLRPNTTPEAWKGLLDNMDSNSISTPFKLDNTEVGVLFVEEQVGAEQTDFMQKKGDILYRLRKELSQNLTEQLIIRLRKKYNVRVNKELIDAIDLYSPDETVLNEIVISSDRSNVTVQYFIDQCLKHISMFENKKRNNRNDQDGVKNQILNAMIANSLVSWEAMDRDYQNKPPFKDELLFHKQYRLVKDFEKRLYGDISVDQNEINQYYSDNRSDFITPEKVRIVLLQGTNEAIFNVWTRTLTGGELMEEADKLGVSVSMGSDIALPINHFQSETLYVLKALNEGDISAPYIENDTTKLLKLLSRTESGVAPLEKVQNEIVEILIKQKKDGVRAKFLDNMREKTNIKIE from the coding sequence ATGTTACGAATAATTTTCATAAATATCCTGTTTTTACTCTGTTTGTTTCATTCAAGCCCTTTGTTTGCAGAGTTTGATGATGACAAGATTGTATTACGTATTGATAGCACAAACTATACGGTTTCTGATTTTAAAGCGTGGTGGGAACGATACCGGGATGATCAAGATCAGAAAATTGAAGGGATTGACACCTATCTGGAGTGGCTTTTGTTGCTTAAAGAAGCCAAGACAATGGAGCTTGATTCTTTAGCTGAGTATCGTCGGAAGGTAGATGTTTTTATTAAATCAAGGACGTTGATGCTCTTGCAAAATGATGAAATTGATTCAAAAATTGACCTTTCTGACAGTCGTCTGTACGATCAATATCTGCAAGAGTATGTGCCGAGAAGACTGGTGGCATTAGTTGAATGCTCAAACAGTTCCAGTGCTGATAAGTTAATTCGTAGTATTGGCTTAAAATCAAATATTTCTCATATAAGTGAATTTGCAGCCCAGAATCAGGATTCTTGTCGAGTTCACTCGCCACAGTGGTTGCGCCCGAACACCACTCCTGAAGCATGGAAAGGGCTTCTTGACAATATGGACTCGAACAGTATTTCAACACCTTTTAAGCTGGACAATACCGAAGTTGGAGTTTTGTTTGTTGAAGAGCAGGTTGGGGCAGAACAAACAGATTTCATGCAAAAAAAAGGTGATATTCTTTACAGATTAAGAAAGGAACTATCACAAAATCTGACTGAACAGTTGATCATTCGTTTGAGAAAGAAATATAATGTACGTGTTAATAAAGAGTTGATCGATGCGATTGACTTGTATTCACCGGATGAAACAGTGCTAAATGAGATAGTAATTTCCTCTGATAGAAGCAATGTAACTGTCCAGTATTTTATCGATCAATGTCTTAAACACATCTCAATGTTTGAAAACAAAAAACGAAATAATCGCAATGATCAAGATGGCGTAAAAAATCAAATACTTAACGCAATGATCGCAAATTCCTTGGTTTCGTGGGAGGCAATGGATCGAGACTATCAGAATAAACCACCTTTTAAAGATGAGTTACTCTTTCATAAACAGTATAGACTTGTAAAAGATTTTGAGAAGCGCTTGTATGGTGACATCTCAGTCGATCAAAATGAAATTAATCAATATTACAGTGATAATCGAAGTGATTTTATTACTCCTGAAAAGGTGAGAATTGTGTTGCTCCAGGGCACGAATGAGGCAATTTTTAATGTCTGGACCAGAACGCTTACTGGTGGAGAACTGATGGAAGAGGCTGACAAACTTGGGGTGTCTGTCAGTATGGGGTCAGATATAGCATTGCCCATTAATCATTTTCAGTCCGAAACATTGTATGTTCTCAAAGCCTTAAATGAAGGAGATATAAGCGCTCCATACATTGAAAATGATACTACAAAATTGCTGAAACTTCTATCTCGCACAGAAAGCGGCGTCGCACCTCTCGAAAAGGTGCAAAATGAAATTGTCGAAATATTGATAAAACAAAAAAAAGATGGTGTTCGTGCCAAGTTTTTAGATAATATGAGGGAGAAAACTAATATTAAAATAGAGTAA
- a CDS encoding diguanylate cyclase yields MTEQKKTIDIGSIFTSPLFRRFLTPIILTMLGFALAVYFFAVPVIKNIVYSLEEKSVRTNLNNIHELLVSNYSSTEAYKKSVITAYRRELKNIILFTETYLKNRYDQAQNGVVPEDQAQWSALEELRNFRYGNNDYLWVADYNGFYLSHPDPKMHMEDISEVRDVFGNYILTPLIQLAVENGEGYHSFWSQRLDNDLPAEKLSYARVFPEWEWVIGSEIFIDELETEILVRKEKMIDELRQIIKGITIARTGYLYIFDSWNNVIIHPDLQLENSDMSEYINPLTKNKIADDLIAASKTKDHKLEFHNQASLGDTEESQDMINWVQHVEGFDWYIVASVKTSELSASSDALRNKILILASIVVVLSILMVSVMMGRLLLPIRKLSVLAGQVEEGDLSAQSDIIGNDEISFLAKSFNSMVSRLRANIEELDQKVMARTEELHLTNKDLTSTVGKLEQHNWEVTQLNRLAEKLQACNSLDETFLVVSDSLAGIFHQASGALYMADEAGQEFDSVIAWGGCQVSPQNFKKGDCKSFQEYRIIMSENLNDETLCAHISPLEQYHLSLCLPLFGQNEVLGLIYLVFDTVDHCIVGKERDDMLQNWQRLAISVTDHLSMAMANLRLRERLQNLSVRDGLTGLFNRRYMEETLAREFQIAERDNKPVGVIILDVDFFKKFNDTYGHEAGDVVLVELGKKLTESVRGSDVVCRYGGEEFVVVLPGPPSKRAIERAELIRHGVEHDLRIKYNEHVFNLTISLGVASYPADGSTPEEVLKAADNALYRAKDQGRNQAVAAS; encoded by the coding sequence ATGACTGAACAAAAAAAAACAATTGATATAGGCAGCATCTTTACGTCACCTCTGTTTCGGCGTTTTCTTACGCCCATCATCCTTACTATGCTTGGCTTTGCCCTAGCAGTCTATTTTTTTGCAGTCCCAGTAATTAAAAATATCGTCTATTCTCTCGAAGAAAAATCTGTTCGTACTAACCTTAATAACATTCATGAACTGCTTGTTTCCAACTACTCTTCGACCGAGGCCTATAAGAAATCAGTTATTACAGCATACAGAAGGGAACTTAAAAATATAATTTTGTTTACAGAGACCTATCTTAAAAATAGGTACGATCAGGCTCAAAATGGAGTTGTTCCGGAAGATCAGGCCCAATGGAGTGCCTTGGAGGAGTTACGGAATTTTCGTTATGGAAATAACGATTATTTGTGGGTAGCTGATTATAACGGCTTTTATTTGTCTCACCCTGATCCTAAGATGCACATGGAAGATATCAGTGAAGTCAGGGATGTATTTGGAAATTATATTCTGACTCCGCTTATCCAACTGGCAGTAGAAAACGGCGAGGGCTATCATTCTTTTTGGTCTCAGCGCCTTGATAATGATCTTCCGGCTGAAAAACTCTCGTATGCCCGAGTTTTTCCTGAATGGGAATGGGTAATTGGCTCAGAGATTTTTATTGATGAATTGGAAACTGAAATATTAGTCAGAAAGGAAAAGATGATCGATGAGTTACGCCAAATAATTAAAGGGATAACGATTGCTCGTACAGGTTATCTGTATATCTTTGACTCCTGGAACAATGTGATAATCCATCCTGATTTACAACTTGAAAACTCAGACATGTCTGAATATATAAATCCCCTGACAAAAAACAAGATTGCTGATGATTTGATTGCAGCCAGTAAAACAAAGGACCACAAACTTGAATTTCATAATCAAGCGTCCTTGGGAGATACTGAAGAGTCTCAGGATATGATTAATTGGGTGCAGCACGTTGAGGGATTTGACTGGTATATTGTTGCTTCTGTCAAAACTTCTGAGTTGAGTGCAAGCTCAGATGCGTTGCGTAATAAAATTTTAATTCTTGCCTCTATTGTAGTTGTGCTCTCCATTCTTATGGTTTCGGTAATGATGGGACGTTTGCTTTTGCCCATCCGTAAATTATCTGTTTTGGCTGGTCAGGTTGAAGAGGGTGATCTTTCAGCTCAAAGTGATATTATTGGTAATGATGAGATCAGTTTTCTAGCTAAATCTTTTAACAGTATGGTTAGTCGATTACGAGCAAATATTGAAGAGTTAGATCAAAAGGTTATGGCGAGAACTGAAGAGTTACACCTAACCAATAAAGATTTAACCTCGACAGTTGGCAAGCTTGAACAGCATAACTGGGAAGTGACTCAGCTGAATCGTTTAGCTGAAAAACTTCAAGCCTGTAACAGTCTCGACGAAACTTTTCTTGTTGTCTCTGATTCGCTGGCCGGAATATTCCATCAAGCTTCAGGTGCTTTGTATATGGCAGATGAGGCTGGTCAGGAGTTTGACTCCGTCATTGCCTGGGGTGGTTGCCAGGTCAGTCCGCAAAATTTCAAAAAAGGTGATTGTAAATCGTTTCAAGAATATAGAATTATCATGAGCGAAAACCTCAACGATGAAACACTTTGTGCGCATATATCACCTTTGGAACAGTACCATTTATCTTTATGCCTACCTCTTTTTGGGCAAAATGAAGTTTTAGGACTTATCTACCTTGTATTTGACACTGTTGATCATTGTATTGTCGGCAAAGAAAGAGATGATATGCTTCAGAACTGGCAGCGGCTTGCTATCTCTGTCACTGATCATCTGTCAATGGCAATGGCCAACTTGCGACTTCGGGAACGGTTACAAAATCTCTCGGTTCGCGATGGTTTGACAGGGCTTTTTAATCGAAGATATATGGAAGAAACTCTTGCCAGAGAGTTTCAGATTGCAGAACGTGATAATAAACCTGTCGGGGTTATTATTCTTGATGTCGATTTTTTTAAGAAATTCAACGACACCTATGGCCATGAAGCCGGTGATGTTGTTCTGGTCGAATTGGGTAAGAAATTAACCGAAAGTGTGCGTGGTAGTGATGTGGTTTGTCGTTATGGAGGTGAAGAGTTTGTTGTGGTACTGCCAGGACCTCCTTCAAAACGGGCAATTGAACGTGCCGAATTGATACGCCATGGTGTTGAGCATGATCTACGAATTAAATACAATGAACACGTCTTCAACTTAACCATCTCTCTTGGCGTGGCATCTTATCCAGCCGATGGTTCAACTCCGGAGGAAGTCTTGAAGGCTGCTGACAATGCCCTTTATAGGGCTAAAGATCAGGGTCGAAATCAAGCTGTCGCTGCTTCTTAA